The proteins below are encoded in one region of Pontibacter deserti:
- a CDS encoding ABC transporter permease: MSDNYIHLPDKPKLNLRWLLLMAWRDSRRNRGKLALFISSIVLGIAALVAINSFSDNLRTDIDKQAKSLIGADLVMAGNKVPEGEIKALIDSIGGERSDEVRFVSMVYFNASQGTRLVQVRALEGGFPYYGAIETQPTEASRSFRKGRRALVDHTLLLQFNTKPGDSIRVGTLTFEIAGALHKIPGQSAVTATIAPAVYIPREYLEKTGLLQKGSRISYYHYFKLPAKTDADKLVKKLEPRLEEAGVAFDTVKSRQESTGKAYSDLASFLALVGFVALLLGCVGVASAVHVYIREKLATIGVLRCIGVSGRQAFLIYLFQVMAMGLIGAILGATLGSLIQLYLPQLFKAFLPVEVTVDVSWIAILEGIGIGVLVSVLFALLPLLTIRNVSPIITLRSSVEHLTNQKDPLRLAVYGLILLFVLVFAYFQLGTWLRALAFTGGVVVGFIVLALLARGMMWLVKRFFPVNWGYVWRQSLANLYRPNNQTLLLTVSIGLGTALIATLVLMQRLLISEVAISGSEHQPNLVLFDIQTAQKEGVVDMTKAAGLPVQQLVPVVTMRLEEMKGLTAADVREDTTLGVPDWAFTREYRVTYRDTLIDSETSAEGEWQGEVSADTEVIPISVEEGYAERLKVALGDTMIFNVQGAMMPTRVAHLREVEWNRVQSNFLVLFPKGVLEDAPQFHILMTRTRSDQQSAQFQRSLVQRFPNVSAIDLDLILQTLDDILGKISFVIRFMALFSISTGLLVLIGSVNISKFQRVQESVLLRTLGASRKQILTITAFEYLLLGALASGTGVVLAVFASWALAVFSFEVNFVPVLWPLLPVFIGITLLTVIIGILNSRGILSRPPLEVLRREV; encoded by the coding sequence GTGTCTGATAACTATATTCATTTACCAGATAAACCTAAACTGAACCTGCGTTGGCTGCTGCTGATGGCGTGGCGCGACAGCCGTCGTAATCGTGGGAAGTTGGCGTTGTTCATCTCTTCTATAGTATTGGGTATAGCAGCATTGGTGGCAATCAATTCGTTCAGTGATAATTTACGCACCGATATTGACAAGCAGGCTAAATCCCTGATCGGAGCGGACCTGGTGATGGCGGGTAATAAGGTTCCGGAAGGCGAGATCAAAGCCCTGATCGATTCCATTGGAGGTGAAAGATCAGATGAGGTCCGGTTTGTGTCTATGGTATACTTCAATGCATCTCAAGGCACCAGGTTGGTGCAGGTAAGAGCGTTGGAAGGTGGTTTCCCGTATTATGGTGCCATCGAAACGCAGCCCACAGAAGCCAGCCGCAGCTTTAGAAAAGGCAGAAGAGCACTCGTAGATCATACCTTACTTTTACAGTTTAATACCAAGCCCGGAGATTCTATCAGAGTAGGTACGCTTACTTTTGAGATAGCCGGTGCCTTACATAAAATTCCAGGTCAGTCGGCTGTAACGGCAACTATAGCCCCGGCTGTTTATATCCCAAGAGAATACCTGGAGAAAACCGGGTTATTACAGAAAGGCAGCCGCATCAGCTATTACCATTACTTTAAATTACCAGCTAAAACAGATGCGGATAAACTGGTAAAAAAACTAGAGCCCCGGCTGGAAGAAGCCGGAGTTGCTTTTGATACAGTAAAGAGCCGGCAGGAGAGCACCGGTAAAGCCTATAGCGACTTAGCCAGTTTTCTGGCGCTGGTAGGTTTTGTGGCCTTGCTGTTAGGTTGTGTTGGTGTGGCGAGTGCTGTGCATGTATACATCCGCGAAAAGCTGGCTACGATAGGAGTGTTGCGCTGCATAGGTGTTAGCGGCAGACAGGCTTTCCTGATTTACCTGTTCCAGGTAATGGCAATGGGTTTAATAGGAGCTATACTAGGCGCTACACTTGGCAGCCTGATACAGTTATACTTACCGCAATTATTTAAAGCTTTCCTTCCGGTAGAAGTAACCGTGGATGTTTCATGGATTGCTATTTTAGAAGGAATTGGCATTGGCGTACTGGTATCTGTGCTTTTCGCACTCTTGCCATTGTTAACTATCCGCAATGTTTCCCCGATCATTACACTACGCTCCAGTGTAGAGCATCTTACTAACCAGAAAGATCCGTTACGCCTGGCAGTTTATGGGTTGATACTGCTGTTTGTGCTGGTATTTGCTTATTTCCAGTTAGGAACCTGGTTGCGTGCGCTGGCTTTTACAGGCGGTGTGGTAGTAGGGTTTATAGTTTTGGCATTGCTGGCACGAGGCATGATGTGGCTGGTAAAGCGTTTCTTTCCGGTAAACTGGGGGTATGTATGGCGACAGAGCCTGGCTAATCTTTACCGCCCGAATAACCAGACGTTGCTGCTGACTGTGTCCATTGGTTTAGGAACGGCCCTAATCGCTACGTTAGTACTTATGCAGCGCCTGCTGATCTCTGAAGTCGCTATTTCGGGCAGTGAGCATCAGCCTAACCTGGTGCTATTTGATATACAGACAGCTCAGAAAGAAGGCGTAGTTGATATGACCAAAGCTGCAGGTTTGCCAGTGCAACAACTGGTGCCCGTAGTTACCATGCGCCTAGAAGAAATGAAGGGTTTAACTGCAGCTGATGTGCGGGAAGACACTACGTTAGGTGTGCCTGACTGGGCTTTTACGCGCGAGTATAGAGTAACTTACCGCGATACGTTAATTGATTCAGAAACGAGTGCGGAAGGAGAGTGGCAGGGAGAAGTTTCAGCAGATACGGAAGTTATACCTATCTCGGTAGAAGAAGGTTATGCCGAAAGACTTAAAGTGGCACTTGGAGATACCATGATCTTTAATGTGCAGGGTGCTATGATGCCCACGCGTGTGGCTCACCTGCGAGAGGTAGAATGGAACCGGGTACAAAGTAATTTCCTTGTACTTTTTCCGAAGGGCGTACTGGAAGATGCCCCGCAGTTCCATATCCTGATGACACGTACCAGATCAGATCAGCAATCGGCACAGTTTCAACGTTCGCTGGTGCAGCGCTTCCCGAATGTTTCTGCGATAGACCTGGATCTTATACTTCAGACATTAGATGATATCCTGGGTAAAATTTCTTTTGTGATCCGGTTTATGGCTTTGTTCAGTATCAGTACAGGTTTGCTGGTGTTAATCGGATCTGTAAACATCAGTAAATTTCAGCGGGTGCAGGAGAGCGTTCTGCTGCGTACTTTAGGTGCCAGCCGCAAACAAATTCTTACCATTACAGCGTTTGAGTATCTTTTACTAGGTGCTCTTGCTTCGGGTACCGGAGTTGTACTGGCTGTTTTTGCAAGTTGGGCGCTGGCTGTGTTCAGTTTTGAAGTAAACTTTGTGCCTGTATTGTGGCCGCTTTTACCAGTGTTTATAGGTATAACTTTACTTACTGTTATAATTGGCATTTTAAACAGCCGTGGTATTCTGAGTCGTCCGCCATTGGAAGTGTTGCGCCGCGAAGTATAG
- a CDS encoding ABC transporter ATP-binding protein, translating into MSTILEIQHLTKTYDSGDRHLTVLQDINFALQAGDTCSIVGPSGSGKTTLLGLCAGLDRASSGSVILNGVKLDNMSEDERAQVRNKYVGFVFQNFQLIPTLTALENVMVPLELRGERNVQRQASDLLARVGLAERADHYPTQLSGGEQQRVSIARAFSNRPTILFADEPTGNLDEETGTRVEQLLFDLNKEAGTTLVLVTHDLELAERTNRIIRIKGGQIVSDEVTALIRN; encoded by the coding sequence GTGTCTACAATACTCGAAATTCAACACCTGACCAAAACCTACGATTCCGGTGACCGCCACCTTACAGTACTACAGGATATTAACTTCGCGCTTCAGGCCGGCGACACCTGCTCTATAGTTGGGCCGTCTGGTAGTGGTAAAACTACGTTACTTGGTTTATGCGCAGGCCTGGACAGGGCAAGCTCTGGCTCAGTTATACTTAATGGGGTAAAGCTGGATAATATGAGCGAAGACGAACGGGCACAGGTACGTAACAAGTATGTGGGTTTTGTATTTCAGAACTTCCAGCTGATTCCTACTTTAACTGCTCTTGAGAACGTAATGGTGCCGCTTGAGCTGCGTGGTGAACGTAATGTGCAGCGACAGGCATCGGATTTACTTGCCCGTGTTGGTCTTGCCGAGCGGGCCGATCATTACCCAACACAGCTTTCGGGCGGGGAGCAGCAGCGCGTAAGTATAGCACGTGCTTTTTCTAACAGGCCAACTATACTTTTTGCAGATGAACCAACCGGTAACCTGGATGAAGAAACCGGTACGCGTGTAGAGCAACTGCTGTTTGATCTGAACAAAGAAGCTGGAACCACGCTAGTGCTTGTAACCCACGACCTGGAACTGGCCGAAAGAACAAACCGCATTATCCGCATCAAAGGCGGGCAGATTGTTTCTGATGAAGTAACAGCTTTAATTAGGAATTAA
- a CDS encoding arylesterase yields the protein MRLKYNWIWLVLLSATILGCSQADTTERIDTGQETQAGTTENGKAANKKAETKVILFFGNSLTAGYGLEPSQAFPALIQERLDSLGLPYKVVNAGVSGETSAGGKSRIDWLLKKPVDVFVLELGANDGLRGIDPESTYKNLKTIIEKVRAKNPEVEIVLAGMQLPPSMGQKYTREFGEVYTRLEKDENVILIPFLLEGVGGNPELNQADGIHPTIEGQKILAANVWEALEQVVMQEKEL from the coding sequence GTGAGATTAAAATATAATTGGATATGGTTGGTACTGTTGAGTGCAACTATACTTGGCTGCAGCCAGGCAGATACCACCGAGCGTATAGATACCGGCCAGGAAACACAAGCCGGGACAACTGAAAATGGTAAAGCCGCAAATAAAAAAGCAGAAACAAAAGTAATCCTGTTCTTCGGCAACAGCTTAACGGCTGGTTATGGTTTAGAACCGTCTCAGGCTTTTCCTGCTTTAATTCAGGAACGGCTTGATTCGCTGGGACTGCCCTATAAAGTAGTAAATGCCGGCGTAAGTGGTGAAACATCGGCTGGAGGTAAAAGCCGTATTGATTGGTTGCTGAAGAAACCTGTAGATGTTTTTGTGCTGGAATTAGGTGCAAACGACGGACTTCGTGGCATTGATCCGGAAAGCACTTACAAGAACCTTAAAACTATAATAGAGAAAGTAAGGGCCAAAAACCCAGAAGTAGAAATTGTATTGGCCGGAATGCAGTTGCCGCCAAGTATGGGCCAGAAATATACCCGTGAGTTTGGAGAAGTATATACCCGACTTGAGAAAGATGAGAACGTAATTCTTATTCCTTTTCTGCTGGAGGGTGTAGGCGGTAATCCTGAACTGAACCAGGCAGATGGTATACATCCTACTATTGAAGGGCAGAAAATATTAGCAGCTAATGTTTGGGAGGCCCTGGAGCAGGTTGTAATGCAGGAAAAAGAACTGTAA
- a CDS encoding RNA polymerase sigma factor yields MTESELIAGCQQADSKAQKVLYERYASQMFGVCMRYLKNDMDAEEALLNGFMKIYQNIDKFEAKGSFEGWVRRIMVNEALGFLRKKEPLHLAIEDGYTQIAGTGGADHALAEGELLGLLHTLPAGYRAVFNLYAIEGYSHKEIAEMLNITEGTSKSQLSKARVMLQKRLTGQEAIAS; encoded by the coding sequence GTGACAGAGTCAGAATTAATAGCAGGATGCCAGCAGGCAGACAGTAAAGCGCAGAAGGTGCTTTATGAACGCTATGCATCGCAAATGTTTGGGGTTTGTATGCGCTACCTTAAAAACGATATGGACGCCGAAGAAGCTCTACTAAACGGGTTTATGAAGATTTATCAGAACATAGACAAGTTCGAAGCAAAAGGCAGTTTTGAAGGATGGGTGCGCCGCATTATGGTTAACGAGGCATTGGGCTTTTTAAGGAAAAAAGAACCGCTGCACCTGGCCATAGAAGACGGTTACACGCAGATTGCCGGCACCGGCGGAGCAGACCATGCCCTGGCAGAAGGCGAATTACTCGGACTACTGCACACATTACCGGCCGGCTACAGAGCCGTGTTTAACTTATATGCCATAGAAGGCTACTCTCATAAAGAGATCGCTGAAATGCTGAACATAACAGAAGGAACATCAAAATCACAGCTTAGCAAGGCACGCGTCATGTTACAAAAAAGACTGACCGGCCAGGAAGCAATAGCCAGCTAA
- a CDS encoding outer membrane beta-barrel protein, producing MKRILLLVMAIFMAAATGASAKGGLTVGNRIGTQDTIVVKMANGAKMILQLQNMKQLEAFQNYSLDSLMVELNKYVKQVDKMESVAQQDGKTKQMTVTFDTKEDKESGTEKVTVTIQETDEKGKVTRERHEINIGKNIKIDVDIDEDGDTTKIESVTSSDTTKYNEIEEYKSTRFNFDIDLGLNAFLEDEDVLFVPDLKPWGSRYVSLNSHLISQIGGKESPFYLVSGFEFAFNNYMFDKNYIIEDKEDNTVFTKVTEISYEKSKLATSSVNVPLMPMLKFKRSNGKEGFHIGAGGFAGYRLGSHSKVKFEEEGHTKKDKDHGSFNLSDFQYGLTGVVGYNDLSLFVKYNMNDLFKENRGPQVSVISFGLRLLN from the coding sequence ATGAAACGAATACTACTACTCGTAATGGCCATTTTCATGGCTGCAGCTACCGGTGCGTCTGCCAAAGGCGGTCTGACCGTTGGAAACAGAATCGGAACCCAAGACACGATTGTGGTCAAAATGGCCAATGGCGCCAAAATGATCCTGCAACTACAGAACATGAAGCAACTGGAAGCTTTCCAGAACTATAGCCTGGACTCGCTGATGGTTGAACTGAACAAGTATGTAAAGCAGGTAGATAAAATGGAAAGCGTGGCGCAGCAAGACGGTAAAACCAAGCAGATGACCGTTACTTTCGATACCAAAGAAGATAAGGAAAGCGGTACAGAAAAGGTAACTGTTACTATCCAGGAAACAGATGAGAAAGGCAAAGTTACCAGAGAGCGCCACGAAATAAACATTGGTAAGAACATCAAAATTGATGTGGATATAGATGAAGACGGCGATACTACAAAGATTGAGTCTGTTACAAGCTCTGATACAACGAAGTATAATGAAATTGAGGAGTATAAATCAACACGTTTCAATTTTGACATAGACCTTGGCCTGAACGCTTTCTTAGAAGATGAAGATGTGCTGTTTGTGCCGGACCTTAAGCCATGGGGATCGCGATATGTTAGCTTAAATTCACACCTGATCTCTCAGATCGGTGGCAAAGAGAGCCCGTTCTATCTGGTTTCCGGCTTCGAGTTTGCTTTCAACAACTACATGTTCGATAAGAACTACATTATCGAGGACAAAGAAGACAACACGGTTTTCACAAAAGTTACCGAGATCAGCTACGAGAAATCTAAACTTGCTACATCAAGCGTAAACGTGCCTTTAATGCCAATGCTTAAGTTCAAACGCTCAAACGGTAAAGAAGGCTTCCATATTGGTGCTGGTGGTTTTGCTGGTTACAGATTAGGCAGCCATAGCAAAGTAAAGTTTGAGGAAGAAGGCCATACTAAGAAAGACAAAGACCATGGCAGCTTTAACCTCAGCGACTTCCAGTACGGCTTAACCGGTGTGGTTGGCTACAACGACCTGAGCCTGTTTGTGAAGTATAACATGAACGACCTGTTCAAGGAAAACCGTGGCCCGCAGGTAAGCGTGATCAGCTTTGGTCTGCGCCTGCTAAACTAA
- a CDS encoding TrmH family RNA methyltransferase, with translation MLSKAVIKYINSLQVKKYRNQHQAFVVEGAKSVIELLQSDFELQHLYLTESFEKENSRLLSKGITYEVVTEADLVRAGTYASNNAALAVAHMRQLPELVLKPTELVIALDDIRDPGNLGTIIRIADWYGITKIICSENCADFYNPKVIAATMGSFTRLQVHYLKLEEWLKQLTATHQIYGASLDGENIHQMKLQPQGIVVMGNEANGIRPEVARQINQLVKIPAYGHAESLNVATATAIIIDNFRRWE, from the coding sequence ATGTTATCAAAAGCAGTTATAAAGTATATAAACTCGTTGCAAGTAAAAAAATACCGTAACCAACACCAAGCCTTTGTAGTGGAGGGTGCAAAAAGTGTTATCGAATTACTGCAATCCGACTTTGAACTGCAGCATTTATACTTAACCGAAAGTTTCGAAAAAGAAAACTCACGGCTATTAAGCAAAGGTATCACTTATGAAGTTGTAACGGAAGCAGATTTAGTGCGCGCCGGTACTTATGCAAGCAATAATGCTGCCTTAGCTGTGGCCCATATGCGCCAACTACCTGAATTAGTTCTGAAACCCACCGAACTGGTAATTGCGCTCGACGATATCAGGGACCCTGGCAACCTCGGAACTATAATCCGGATAGCAGACTGGTACGGTATTACTAAAATAATCTGCTCCGAAAACTGTGCCGATTTTTACAATCCCAAAGTAATTGCAGCTACGATGGGTTCTTTTACCCGTTTACAGGTACATTACCTGAAACTGGAAGAATGGCTTAAGCAACTTACAGCAACACATCAGATTTATGGAGCTTCGCTGGATGGTGAAAATATACACCAGATGAAGCTACAACCGCAGGGTATTGTTGTAATGGGGAATGAAGCAAATGGCATCCGGCCGGAAGTTGCAAGACAGATCAATCAACTAGTTAAGATTCCTGCTTATGGTCATGCCGAATCACTGAATGTGGCAACTGCTACGGCTATTATAATTGATAACTTCAGGCGCTGGGAGTAA
- the tamL gene encoding translocation and assembly module lipoprotein TamL, whose product MFYTGCVPTKDLGEDDKLLVQIKPQGLKYIEEATIENLYQQEPNRLFLGSTPYLVVYNIGKNFYNPPKIDARIKEQEAKIREKVQQAGNDTIKIRKIRNRINNRIDRLQEKKEEGNFLMKLGEPPAIYDSTLMLQTLDQVSIYLNSRGYFKHSIAMDKKEKNKLVHVTLNINENEPYRYNQFVLAIQDTAVLSLVRANSHRSLLKLNDIYNEDNLTEERTRLYELLRNNGYYDFARAYIEFDVDTLGRKNAAKVTTIIQNPETGGNHPVYTINKVYFKTDSDRFGIPRDTIKYNNINYVAYNQKYSYKILDKKVDIAPGAHYSMLYSATTQRKLAELDVFQFNNILYNKVIDPADSTYKLNAFINALPSKRFQETTELGLNYTERTPGPFSSIRLRVRNVFGGAENLDLGIRGGFEGQISLTNEQETVMIKEFGGDMSLTFPVIIAPGGRNLLSKYSPRTRIYTGFTNVDRQEYKRSSYELSLDYIWQKARTPMQAPTLQYIFSPLNLAIIEADTNTFSADFQEELLRYRSFAESFRSGIISYMLFNITYNTNDFAQTRNARFFRTIAEVGGLTKELGLNLDINDLQTFQYAKINPDYRRYIPLGNKRYFVYRINSGIASPIFNESVLPYEKYFFAGGTNSMRAWQFRRLGPGSYANINPETGERDDSAEQPGEILFETSAEYRFNIFSFLNGALFVDAGNIWMLNQDTARPGSSFQLDTFYKELAVGTGFGLRFDMAVLVLRFDFATKVYDPAGINGKKFVLGDFRFSDFFNGNTQSNLNIGIGYPF is encoded by the coding sequence TTGTTTTATACAGGCTGTGTACCTACCAAAGATCTTGGCGAGGATGATAAGCTTTTAGTACAAATAAAGCCCCAGGGTTTAAAGTATATAGAAGAAGCTACTATAGAGAACCTTTACCAGCAGGAACCAAATCGTTTATTTCTGGGCTCAACTCCATATCTGGTGGTTTACAACATCGGGAAAAACTTCTATAATCCTCCTAAAATAGATGCGCGCATAAAAGAGCAGGAAGCTAAAATACGAGAAAAGGTACAGCAGGCCGGTAATGATACTATAAAAATCAGAAAGATCCGTAACCGCATCAATAATCGTATAGACCGACTTCAGGAGAAGAAAGAAGAAGGGAACTTCCTGATGAAATTAGGGGAACCGCCTGCTATCTATGATTCTACCCTGATGCTGCAAACACTGGATCAGGTATCGATCTACCTTAATTCGCGCGGCTATTTTAAACATAGCATTGCGATGGATAAAAAGGAAAAAAACAAGCTGGTGCATGTAACGCTTAACATTAATGAAAATGAGCCTTACCGTTATAACCAGTTTGTTCTGGCAATTCAAGACACTGCAGTTCTTTCACTTGTAAGAGCTAACTCGCATAGGTCGCTGCTTAAGCTAAATGATATCTATAACGAAGATAACCTAACTGAAGAACGTACAAGGTTATATGAATTGCTCCGCAACAATGGCTACTACGATTTTGCGCGTGCCTATATTGAGTTTGATGTAGATACCTTAGGTCGTAAAAATGCTGCAAAAGTCACAACTATCATTCAGAATCCTGAAACGGGTGGAAATCATCCTGTTTATACTATAAACAAAGTATACTTTAAAACCGACTCAGACCGCTTTGGCATTCCCCGTGACACGATAAAGTATAACAACATAAATTATGTAGCCTATAACCAGAAATACTCCTATAAAATTCTGGATAAGAAAGTAGATATTGCCCCTGGAGCACACTACAGTATGTTGTATTCAGCAACAACACAGCGTAAGCTGGCAGAGCTCGATGTATTTCAGTTTAACAACATACTATATAACAAAGTAATAGACCCTGCCGATAGTACTTACAAACTGAATGCCTTTATTAATGCCCTACCGTCTAAACGTTTCCAGGAAACTACAGAACTTGGCCTTAATTATACGGAAAGAACACCAGGGCCATTTTCAAGTATAAGGTTGCGGGTACGAAATGTGTTTGGCGGAGCTGAAAATCTGGACCTGGGAATACGTGGCGGTTTTGAAGGACAAATAAGCTTAACCAATGAACAAGAGACGGTCATGATCAAGGAGTTTGGTGGTGATATGTCGCTTACTTTTCCTGTTATAATTGCTCCTGGTGGTCGAAACTTATTATCAAAGTATAGCCCGCGTACCCGCATTTACACAGGTTTCACTAATGTAGACCGGCAGGAATATAAACGTTCCAGTTATGAGCTATCGTTAGATTACATCTGGCAAAAAGCCCGCACACCCATGCAGGCGCCAACGCTTCAATATATATTCTCACCGTTGAACCTGGCCATAATTGAAGCTGATACAAATACCTTTTCAGCTGACTTTCAGGAGGAATTGTTACGCTACAGATCATTTGCAGAAAGTTTCAGAAGTGGCATTATTAGCTACATGTTGTTTAACATCACTTACAATACAAACGATTTTGCACAAACCCGGAACGCCCGTTTTTTCAGAACTATAGCGGAAGTAGGTGGACTAACAAAGGAACTTGGCCTTAATCTGGATATTAATGATTTACAGACGTTTCAGTATGCTAAAATAAATCCGGACTACAGGCGATATATTCCCCTCGGGAACAAGAGATATTTTGTCTATCGTATCAATAGCGGTATTGCTTCCCCAATTTTTAATGAGTCTGTGTTGCCTTACGAAAAGTACTTTTTTGCAGGGGGTACTAACAGTATGCGGGCCTGGCAGTTCCGAAGACTTGGTCCTGGTTCATATGCCAATATTAATCCTGAAACAGGTGAACGCGATGACTCAGCTGAACAACCCGGCGAGATTTTATTTGAGACGAGTGCAGAATATAGATTTAATATCTTCAGCTTCCTGAACGGAGCTTTATTTGTAGATGCCGGTAACATCTGGATGTTAAATCAGGATACCGCACGACCAGGATCTTCTTTTCAGTTAGATACATTTTATAAAGAGTTGGCCGTTGGTACAGGTTTCGGGTTAAGATTTGACATGGCAGTGTTGGTACTTCGCTTTGATTTTGCAACCAAAGTGTATGATCCGGCCGGCATTAATGGCAAAAAATTCGTGCTAGGAGATTTTCGCTTTTCTGACTTCTTTAACGGGAATACACAAAGCAACTTGAACATCGGTATCGGATATCCATTCTAA